One Rosettibacter firmus genomic window carries:
- a CDS encoding Maf family protein, translating into MIKTELPIYLASKSPRRKKLLQQLGLDFQTITIDLEEELLDGEHPVATVKRLASHKFEEASKRVNKGIIITADTIVVLNKKIIGKPVDEKDAFKILKMLSGKTHLVYTGFVVGNISNNKKIIDYEKTEVTFRKISDDEILEYISGGSPMDKAGAYGIQDDYGAVFVKKINGCYYNVVGLPVAKIYKALKDVL; encoded by the coding sequence ATGATTAAAACTGAATTACCTATTTATTTAGCTTCGAAATCTCCTCGAAGAAAAAAATTACTACAACAACTTGGTTTAGATTTCCAGACAATTACTATTGACCTGGAAGAAGAATTATTAGATGGCGAACATCCAGTTGCAACTGTAAAACGACTTGCATCTCATAAATTTGAAGAAGCTTCAAAAAGAGTTAACAAAGGAATTATTATTACTGCCGATACAATTGTAGTTCTAAATAAAAAAATTATTGGTAAACCAGTAGATGAAAAAGATGCATTCAAAATTCTTAAAATGCTAAGCGGCAAAACACATTTAGTTTATACAGGTTTTGTTGTAGGAAATATTTCTAATAATAAAAAAATAATCGATTATGAAAAAACTGAAGTAACGTTTAGAAAAATTTCTGATGATGAAATACTTGAATACATATCAGGTGGAAGTCCGATGGATAAAGCTGGTGCTTATGGGATACAGGATGATTATGGTGCAGTATTCGTAAAAAAAATTAATGGCTGTTATTATAATGTAGTTGGATTACCTGTTGCTAAAATTTATAAAGCATTGAAAGATGTTTTATAA
- the icd gene encoding isocitrate dehydrogenase (NADP(+)) codes for MAKYKKIIVPSEGEKITIKDGKLSVPDNPIIPFIEGDGTGPDIWFASKMVFDAAVEKAYEGKKKIVWMEIYAGEKAVKTYGKNQWLPKETLEAIKEFIVAIKGPLTTPVGGGIRSLNVTLRQELDLFACVRPVKYYSGTPSPVKRPKDLDVVIFRENTEDVYAGIEFKAKSKEAVALINYINKKFDKNIRPESGIGIKPMSQFGTERLVKKAIEYAIENKRKSVTLVHKGNIMKYTEGSFKEWGYETAKKYFGDIIITEEELMKSYNGQLPAGKVLIKDRIADSMFQQVLLRPNEYDVIATPNLNGDYLSDACAAQVGGLGIAPGANMSYYHAVFEATHGTAPKYAGLDKVNPGSVILSGVMMLNYLGWKKAARLIEKALSKTIKAKTVTYDFARLMKGAKELSCSDFAREIVKNME; via the coding sequence ATGGCTAAATACAAAAAAATAATTGTTCCTTCTGAAGGAGAAAAAATTACAATTAAAGATGGAAAACTTTCGGTGCCAGATAATCCAATCATACCTTTTATTGAAGGTGATGGAACAGGCCCAGATATATGGTTTGCATCAAAAATGGTTTTTGATGCAGCAGTTGAAAAAGCTTATGAAGGTAAAAAGAAAATTGTCTGGATGGAAATTTATGCAGGCGAAAAGGCTGTAAAAACTTATGGTAAAAATCAATGGCTACCAAAAGAAACACTCGAAGCAATTAAAGAATTTATTGTGGCTATTAAAGGTCCATTAACAACTCCAGTAGGCGGTGGTATAAGAAGTCTTAATGTTACACTTAGACAGGAACTTGATTTATTTGCTTGCGTTAGACCTGTGAAATATTATTCTGGTACACCAAGTCCAGTTAAAAGACCAAAAGATTTAGATGTTGTAATCTTCCGTGAAAATACAGAAGATGTTTATGCTGGCATTGAATTTAAAGCAAAATCAAAAGAAGCAGTTGCACTTATTAATTACATCAATAAAAAATTTGATAAAAATATTCGACCTGAATCTGGAATTGGAATTAAACCTATGAGTCAATTTGGCACAGAAAGATTGGTGAAAAAAGCTATTGAATATGCAATTGAAAACAAAAGAAAAAGTGTAACGCTTGTTCATAAAGGAAATATAATGAAATATACTGAAGGTTCATTCAAAGAATGGGGATATGAAACAGCAAAAAAATATTTTGGAGATATTATAATAACAGAAGAAGAATTAATGAAATCATATAATGGTCAACTTCCAGCTGGAAAAGTTTTAATAAAAGATAGAATTGCTGATAGTATGTTTCAACAAGTATTGTTGAGACCGAATGAATATGATGTAATTGCTACTCCAAATCTTAATGGCGATTATTTGTCTGATGCATGTGCAGCTCAGGTTGGTGGATTAGGAATTGCTCCAGGTGCAAATATGAGTTACTACCATGCAGTTTTCGAAGCAACACATGGTACTGCTCCTAAATATGCTGGACTCGATAAAGTTAATCCAGGTTCTGTTATTCTCTCTGGTGTAATGATGTTAAATTATTTAGGCTGGAAAAAAGCAGCTCGTTTAATAGAAAAAGCTTTGAGTAAAACTATTAAAGCAAAAACTGTAACATACGATTTTGCTCGTTTAATGAAAGGAGCAAAAGAGCTTAGTTGTTCTGATTTTGCAAGAGAAATTGTAAAAAATATGGAATAA
- a CDS encoding 3-hydroxyacyl-CoA dehydrogenase family protein — MAEEKLKLEDLLGSVQRTEDYDRIDFVAIVGGGIMGQGIAQTISAAGIDVVIIEKDEDRIEKSKENLKASMEREIARWAMTQSEMKSILSRIKWTLDRNDIPECDLVIEAVDENYELKRKIFKELDEIAKPQTIFISNTSTLSLTKIAEVTNRRDKIIGMHFLNPVPKVPLVELVRALETSDKTVEIIKKFAARIGKTPVEVYEYPGFVTTRAIVPLLNEAMHILLEGIASAKDIDTAMKLGYNFPMGPLEMADTMGLDEVLAWMETLWHSLGEPRYRPCPILRKLVRERKLGKKTGEGFFKYDSEGKIIS; from the coding sequence ATGGCAGAAGAAAAATTAAAATTAGAAGACCTTCTTGGAAGCGTTCAAAGAACTGAAGATTACGATAGAATTGATTTTGTAGCCATTGTAGGTGGCGGAATAATGGGCCAGGGAATTGCACAAACAATTTCTGCAGCCGGGATTGATGTTGTGATAATCGAAAAAGATGAAGATAGAATTGAAAAGTCAAAAGAAAATTTGAAAGCTTCTATGGAAAGAGAAATAGCCAGATGGGCTATGACTCAAAGTGAAATGAAATCTATTCTATCAAGAATTAAGTGGACTCTGGATAGAAACGATATCCCTGAATGTGATTTAGTAATCGAAGCTGTTGATGAAAATTATGAATTGAAAAGAAAGATTTTCAAAGAACTGGATGAAATAGCCAAGCCTCAAACAATTTTTATATCGAATACTTCTACACTCAGCTTAACAAAAATTGCAGAAGTTACAAACCGAAGAGATAAAATAATTGGAATGCACTTCTTAAACCCTGTTCCTAAAGTTCCACTTGTTGAATTAGTTCGTGCTCTTGAAACTTCTGACAAGACTGTAGAAATTATTAAAAAATTTGCTGCTCGAATTGGTAAAACTCCAGTTGAAGTTTATGAATATCCTGGATTTGTTACTACAAGAGCAATAGTTCCTCTTTTAAACGAAGCAATGCATATTTTGCTTGAAGGAATTGCATCTGCTAAAGATATCGATACAGCAATGAAATTAGGTTATAATTTCCCGATGGGACCACTTGAAATGGCTGATACTATGGGTCTGGATGAAGTACTTGCATGGATGGAAACTCTCTGGCATAGTCTCGGTGAACCTCGCTATAGACCGTGTCCGATTCTTCGTAAATTAGTTCGTGAAAGAAAATTGGGCAAAAAAACAGGCGAAGGATTTTTTAAATATGATTCAGAAGGTAAAATAATTTCTTAA
- a CDS encoding acetate/propionate family kinase yields MKVLVLNCGSSSIKYQFIDTTTQIALAKGMVERIGMSSAVLTHTPYGKEKIRIVGEILDHSIAIEYVIAVLLSPNHGVIKDKKEIDAVGHRVVHGGETFSGSVLITDEVMNAIKENIELAPLHNPPNIKGILAAKEHLPNTPQVGVFDTAFHIKMPPRAYLYGIPYELYRKYKIRKYGFHGTSHRYVSERAAKLVGKPIEELKIITAHLGNGCSMAAVEGGKSIDTTMGFTPLEGLIMGTRSGDMDPSVILYIMAKEGLSLSEANTLLNKHSGLIGISGESSDMREIERAIQEGNKKAKNAFDVFTYRIKKYIGAYAAAMNGLDVLVFTGGIGENSFLVRKEVCSNMEYLGIKLDESRNENVDGECLISTDDSKVKVFRIPTNEELVIALDTEKIVSEQFNFFKG; encoded by the coding sequence ATGAAAGTTTTAGTTCTTAATTGTGGTAGCTCATCTATAAAATATCAATTCATAGATACTACTACACAAATTGCACTTGCAAAAGGAATGGTCGAAAGAATTGGTATGTCGAGTGCAGTCTTAACTCACACACCATATGGTAAAGAAAAAATTAGAATTGTTGGTGAAATATTAGACCACTCTATTGCTATTGAATATGTTATTGCAGTTTTACTGAGTCCAAATCATGGCGTAATTAAAGATAAAAAGGAAATTGATGCTGTAGGACATCGTGTTGTTCATGGAGGAGAAACTTTCTCTGGTTCTGTACTGATAACCGACGAAGTTATGAATGCAATTAAAGAAAATATTGAACTGGCACCACTTCATAATCCACCAAATATTAAAGGAATTTTAGCAGCAAAAGAACATTTACCAAATACACCACAGGTAGGAGTCTTTGATACTGCTTTCCATATTAAAATGCCTCCACGTGCTTATTTATATGGTATCCCATATGAACTTTATAGAAAATATAAAATTCGTAAATATGGATTTCATGGTACATCTCATCGCTATGTATCTGAACGTGCTGCAAAATTAGTTGGTAAACCAATTGAAGAATTAAAAATTATAACTGCTCATCTTGGAAATGGTTGTTCAATGGCTGCTGTTGAGGGTGGAAAATCAATTGATACTACAATGGGTTTTACTCCACTCGAAGGTTTAATTATGGGGACAAGAAGTGGAGATATGGATCCTTCTGTTATCCTTTATATCATGGCTAAAGAAGGTTTATCTCTTTCAGAAGCTAATACTCTTCTAAATAAACATAGTGGTTTAATCGGAATAAGTGGTGAAAGCAGTGATATGCGAGAAATTGAGAGAGCAATTCAAGAAGGAAATAAAAAAGCTAAAAATGCTTTCGATGTTTTTACTTATAGAATTAAAAAATATATTGGTGCATATGCTGCTGCTATGAATGGTCTCGATGTTTTAGTATTTACTGGTGGAATTGGTGAAAACTCTTTTTTGGTTCGTAAAGAAGTTTGTTCAAATATGGAATATCTTGGAATTAAATTAGATGAATCAAGAAATGAAAATGTTGATGGTGAATGTTTAATCTCAACTGATGATTCAAAAGTAAAAGTATTTAGAATTCCTACTAACGAAGAATTGGTTATTGCACTTGACACAGAAAAAATAGTAAGTGAACAATTCAATTTTTTTAAAGGATAA
- a CDS encoding glycosyltransferase family 9 protein, whose translation MKILVVNIKYFGDLIISTPAIRSLHKKYPDSEIVVLVRKGFEDVFKNNPYVNSILTFDPEIKGNRSLRSLVEGIKLISKIRKENFDVFIALHPGDRVALLAWLSKAKIRIGPHKQTFSFLFNKKVDVYEDTISYIEYYNKIVSEFNVEIESNETEFFISENEINWANNFLSENNLLNDKFICIHPGASEPSKIWKTENFIELINLLINKSKLKILVLSGPNDKKIVDSINAKLINNSVKYFYSDSILKTAALIKKSLLLVTHDTGTRHLAVALKIPVLALLPEDNSLCWNFYSEDDGHFSLFGKRIKNENEAYLNYINVNDVYKKIGEILKLW comes from the coding sequence TTGAAGATACTTGTAGTAAATATTAAATACTTCGGGGATTTAATTATTTCTACTCCTGCCATAAGATCACTTCATAAAAAATATCCTGACTCAGAAATTGTAGTTTTAGTAAGAAAAGGTTTTGAAGATGTTTTCAAAAATAATCCTTATGTGAATAGCATTCTTACTTTTGATCCAGAAATAAAAGGGAATAGAAGCTTAAGAAGTTTAGTAGAAGGTATAAAACTTATTTCAAAAATTAGAAAAGAAAATTTCGATGTATTTATTGCATTGCATCCTGGTGATAGAGTGGCACTTTTAGCCTGGTTATCAAAGGCTAAAATAAGGATAGGACCACATAAGCAAACATTCTCTTTTTTGTTTAATAAGAAAGTAGATGTTTATGAAGATACAATAAGTTACATAGAATATTACAACAAAATTGTTTCTGAATTTAATGTTGAAATAGAATCAAACGAAACAGAATTTTTTATTTCTGAAAATGAAATTAATTGGGCTAATAATTTTCTATCAGAAAATAATTTATTGAATGATAAATTTATTTGTATTCATCCAGGAGCAAGTGAGCCTTCTAAAATCTGGAAGACTGAAAATTTCATTGAACTAATTAACTTATTAATCAATAAAAGCAAATTAAAAATACTTGTCCTTTCTGGTCCAAATGATAAAAAGATTGTGGATAGCATCAATGCTAAATTAATTAATAATTCTGTAAAGTATTTTTATTCGGATAGCATATTAAAAACTGCAGCATTGATAAAAAAATCATTACTCTTGGTTACACACGATACAGGCACTCGTCATTTAGCAGTAGCATTAAAAATTCCAGTACTTGCTCTTTTGCCAGAAGATAATTCTCTTTGCTGGAATTTTTATTCAGAAGATGATGGTCATTTTTCTTTATTCGGAAAAAGAATAAAAAATGAAAACGAAGCTTACCTAAATTACATCAATGTTAATGATGTTTATAAAAAAATTGGAGAAATACTTAAGCTGTGGTAA
- a CDS encoding glycosyltransferase family 9 protein, with translation MVKENIKNILIIKWGALGDLIASTSAIKAVRDNFPDAHIILLTNKLMGQIIPSGFIVDEHIVINTNRNKVTDSFFKQIITIFKLRKRKIDLCINLRWTSERAALFTYLSGAKIRVSSGPEKLMNFYTIKLEHPRGRYHEIHRNLDIVKALGCKVYDENPVVFISENDQKYADDFFNKNNLEKLKTICIHPGASKPNRAWLPDRFAEIAKRLIKNYNAKILLTWGSGEEDLVKYVSSQIGEGAIISPRTNTIGQLAAIIKNSGLFFSNCTGPMNVAVAVKTPTVALLGSSHPVDWGAYGDLHINIKSPLVLEHYSDEDERKAMESLSVDYVWNFVEKKYLEIINKGN, from the coding sequence GTGGTAAAGGAGAATATCAAAAATATTTTAATAATAAAATGGGGCGCACTGGGAGATTTGATAGCAAGCACTTCTGCAATTAAAGCTGTGAGAGATAATTTTCCTGATGCACATATAATACTTCTTACAAATAAATTAATGGGTCAAATAATTCCTTCTGGATTTATAGTTGATGAACATATTGTAATTAACACAAATCGAAATAAAGTAACAGATTCTTTCTTCAAACAAATTATTACAATTTTCAAATTAAGAAAAAGAAAAATTGATTTATGTATAAACTTAAGATGGACATCGGAAAGAGCTGCATTGTTTACCTACCTTAGTGGTGCAAAAATAAGAGTGAGCAGTGGACCAGAAAAGTTGATGAATTTTTATACAATCAAACTTGAGCATCCCAGAGGAAGATATCATGAAATTCATAGAAATCTTGATATAGTTAAAGCACTTGGTTGTAAAGTTTATGATGAAAATCCTGTAGTTTTTATTTCCGAAAACGACCAGAAATATGCGGATGATTTTTTTAATAAAAATAATCTGGAAAAATTAAAAACAATTTGTATTCATCCAGGTGCGAGTAAACCAAATAGAGCCTGGTTACCAGATCGTTTTGCAGAAATAGCAAAAAGATTAATAAAAAATTATAATGCGAAAATTTTGTTAACATGGGGAAGTGGAGAAGAAGATTTAGTTAAATATGTTTCTTCTCAAATTGGTGAAGGAGCTATAATATCTCCACGCACAAATACTATTGGTCAACTTGCTGCAATTATAAAAAATTCAGGATTATTTTTTTCAAATTGCACTGGACCAATGAATGTTGCAGTTGCTGTTAAAACTCCAACTGTAGCATTACTTGGCTCGTCACATCCAGTGGATTGGGGTGCTTATGGTGATTTACATATAAATATAAAATCACCTTTAGTATTAGAACATTACTCAGATGAAGATGAACGAAAAGCAATGGAATCTTTATCAGTAGATTATGTCTGGAACTTTGTAGAAAAAAAATATCTCGAAATTATCAATAAAGGGAATTAA
- a CDS encoding DMT family transporter — MIGEIAALITALLWSGTSIVFTEASIRAGSFYVNVTRLIIANICLALTILIFQVEINISTSQLFNLILSGFIGLVIGDTFLFKAFQYIGARLSMLIMSLVPGMSALLAYIFLGEKISAIGIVGMLITISGISMVVLNRSEKPSSSYKIGYSGIFYAVMGALGQAIGLIFAKIAFNESDINGFVAAFIRISSSVLFIYPLFILITRIKNPFSVFKNNKKAFTYTLIGSIIGPFFGITFSLIAVAHTKVGIASTLMSTVPIIMLPMVKFYYKENLSWIAILGAFLAVGGIVLLFMK; from the coding sequence ATGATAGGCGAAATTGCTGCACTAATTACTGCATTACTCTGGTCTGGTACTTCAATAGTTTTTACCGAAGCATCAATTAGAGCTGGTTCTTTTTATGTTAATGTAACAAGATTGATTATTGCTAATATATGTCTTGCATTAACAATATTAATTTTTCAGGTTGAAATAAATATTTCAACTTCACAATTATTTAATCTAATTTTAAGTGGATTTATTGGATTGGTAATTGGTGATACATTTTTATTTAAAGCATTTCAGTATATTGGTGCACGATTGAGCATGCTTATAATGTCACTTGTACCTGGTATGTCGGCTTTACTGGCTTATATTTTTTTAGGAGAAAAAATTTCTGCAATTGGTATTGTAGGTATGTTGATTACAATTTCTGGTATTAGTATGGTTGTTTTAAATCGTAGTGAGAAACCATCATCGAGTTATAAAATTGGTTACTCAGGAATTTTTTATGCTGTTATGGGGGCTTTGGGACAGGCAATAGGATTAATATTTGCAAAAATTGCTTTTAATGAATCTGATATAAATGGATTTGTTGCTGCTTTCATTAGAATTAGTTCATCTGTTCTATTTATATATCCATTATTTATTTTAATTACCAGAATAAAAAATCCATTTTCTGTTTTTAAGAATAATAAAAAAGCTTTTACTTATACATTAATTGGTTCAATTATTGGACCTTTTTTTGGAATTACATTTAGTTTGATTGCAGTAGCTCATACAAAAGTAGGAATTGCATCTACATTAATGTCAACCGTACCAATTATAATGCTTCCTATGGTTAAATTTTATTATAAAGAAAATTTATCTTGGATAGCTATACTTGGGGCATTTCTTGCTGTTGGTGGCATAGTGCTTTTGTTTATGAAATAA
- a CDS encoding pyridoxine 5'-phosphate synthase encodes MRFSLNIDHIATLRNARAEVQPDPVTYALMAEQYGVDGIVVHLREDRRHINERDVRLLRELITTKLDLEMAAVEEIIQIACDVQPELATIVPEKRQELTTEGGINVIDNIDHLRETIERLHNADIAVSLFIEPDINQIDAAAEINADFIEIHTGHYANAISEEDIFDELEKIRIAAKHAKKLGLGVNAGHGLNYINMKELIAIKEIDEVSIGHAIIARSVFVGVERAVKEMIEIIRSAK; translated from the coding sequence ATGAGATTCAGTTTAAACATAGATCATATAGCAACTTTAAGAAATGCTCGTGCAGAAGTTCAACCTGATCCAGTAACTTATGCATTAATGGCAGAACAATATGGTGTAGATGGTATTGTAGTCCATTTACGTGAAGATAGAAGACACATAAACGAACGAGATGTAAGACTATTGAGAGAATTAATAACTACAAAACTTGATCTCGAAATGGCTGCTGTTGAAGAAATAATTCAAATAGCTTGTGATGTACAACCAGAATTAGCAACCATTGTTCCAGAAAAAAGACAGGAACTTACAACTGAAGGTGGTATTAATGTAATTGATAATATCGATCATCTTCGAGAAACAATTGAAAGATTGCACAATGCCGATATTGCTGTTTCATTGTTCATAGAACCAGATATAAATCAAATTGATGCTGCAGCTGAGATTAATGCTGACTTTATTGAAATACACACAGGGCACTATGCCAATGCTATAAGTGAAGAAGATATTTTTGATGAACTTGAAAAAATTAGAATAGCAGCAAAGCATGCAAAAAAATTGGGACTTGGTGTTAATGCAGGTCATGGATTAAACTACATTAATATGAAAGAACTTATTGCTATAAAAGAAATTGATGAAGTAAGTATTGGACATGCCATCATAGCGCGTTCAGTTTTTGTAGGTGTTGAAAGAGCAGTAAAAGAAATGATTGAAATAATACGAAGTGCTAAATAA
- a CDS encoding TIGR02757 family protein, producing the protein MNLKKKLEYHYKYFDRNKITPDPVEFLHHYNNYFDIEISGLISSVFAYGNVKQINKTLTHLHSIMNHKPYEFVMNFNYRTDKIFFDKIVHRFYKPDDIAKLFFALNKIYLSYNSLKYFFLLYYFDEDKNLKNAISFFSRNILAIIESAGIKNTSIKFMFPDPQKGSACKRMNLFLRWMVRKDEIDFGLWYEIPASKLVIPVDTHVAKICKNLGLTKRKNISWNMAEEITENLKKYDSSDPVKYDFAICHIGMRKMSF; encoded by the coding sequence TTGAACCTGAAAAAAAAGTTAGAATATCATTATAAGTATTTTGATAGAAATAAAATCACTCCAGATCCAGTCGAATTTCTACATCATTATAATAATTATTTTGATATTGAAATCTCTGGTTTAATCTCCTCTGTTTTTGCTTATGGAAATGTTAAGCAAATTAATAAAACACTCACTCATTTACATTCCATAATGAATCATAAACCTTATGAATTTGTAATGAATTTTAATTATAGAACCGACAAAATATTTTTTGACAAAATAGTACATCGATTTTATAAACCTGATGATATTGCAAAATTATTTTTTGCACTTAATAAAATTTATTTATCGTATAATTCACTGAAGTACTTTTTCTTATTATACTACTTTGATGAAGATAAAAATCTTAAAAATGCCATTTCATTTTTTTCCAGAAATATATTAGCAATAATTGAATCCGCAGGAATAAAAAACACAAGCATAAAATTTATGTTTCCAGATCCTCAAAAAGGGAGTGCCTGTAAAAGAATGAATTTATTTTTAAGATGGATGGTAAGAAAAGATGAAATCGATTTTGGTTTATGGTACGAAATTCCAGCATCTAAATTAGTTATACCTGTAGATACTCATGTTGCAAAAATTTGTAAGAACTTAGGATTAACAAAAAGGAAAAATATTTCATGGAATATGGCAGAAGAAATTACTGAGAATTTGAAAAAGTATGATTCAAGTGATCCAGTAAAATATGATTTTGCAATCTGTCATATTGGTATGAGAAAAATGAGTTTTTAA
- a CDS encoding OPT family oligopeptide transporter codes for MSEQKKFVPFVSSETNMAEFTVRALVIGLIMSVILGAANAYLGLKAGMTIAATYPAAVIGMALLKLMKGTILEENFARTVGSIGESIAAGAIFTIPAFYIAGIWLKFDTISNYLISTAIMFVGGVLGIMFVALLRRVMVEDVELPFPESVAASEIHKAGRAGGTGAKFLFTAMGVGAIIQTLGQLKFFATTWEKFVSFSKSIINLKSAGSATAQGGVLLSSPGVSPAYIGVGYIIGPKLASLNFSGGLLAWGLFVPIILYFLSPELIQQYQTNNQGMNPTEHDWITWSQMIWRYIVRPIAIGGMLVSAGYTLFRMRKSLAAGLQRSISDVKKAAAGEHTTERVDQDLSFKWIMIGVGFAAVMTFLIYNYFAQDLFAALVATLVMIIAGFFFAAVSGYLVGIIGSSNNPISGLTLSTLIVAALLMVALGMTGKQGVAAVLGVAAVVCVSAAVAGEMLQDLKVGHILGGTPWKMQVGDIIGVALASAVMFIPLMILHQGDVNAGKMAVPPYEGGFGSAKLAAPQAGLMALLSQGIVKGDMAWPLIIVGMVMGFGFILMQVRSPMLVSVGMYLPLETTFAIFIGGIIKGIVERISLKKKFNDAQKSRVENTGVLVAVGLIAGEALIGLVFAAFAFFEVQLISIFTYPSFLISLLVFVFIAWYLIQVPVKNAGKADEPAPPPVSM; via the coding sequence ATGTCCGAACAAAAAAAATTTGTTCCCTTTGTTTCATCTGAAACAAATATGGCAGAATTTACAGTCCGAGCTTTAGTAATCGGATTAATAATGTCTGTCATTCTGGGTGCAGCAAATGCATATCTGGGATTAAAAGCAGGTATGACAATAGCTGCCACTTATCCTGCTGCAGTTATAGGTATGGCTCTCCTAAAATTAATGAAAGGAACAATACTCGAAGAAAATTTTGCTCGTACAGTTGGTTCAATAGGTGAATCAATAGCTGCTGGAGCAATTTTTACAATACCTGCATTTTATATTGCAGGAATATGGTTGAAATTCGATACCATAAGTAACTATCTGATTTCAACAGCAATAATGTTTGTTGGTGGTGTACTTGGTATTATGTTCGTTGCGTTATTACGTAGAGTTATGGTCGAAGATGTAGAACTGCCTTTTCCTGAATCCGTTGCTGCTTCAGAAATTCATAAAGCAGGAAGAGCTGGTGGAACAGGTGCAAAGTTTTTGTTTACTGCAATGGGAGTTGGTGCTATAATTCAAACTCTTGGACAATTAAAATTTTTTGCTACTACATGGGAAAAATTTGTTAGCTTTTCAAAATCAATTATAAATTTGAAATCTGCTGGATCAGCTACTGCACAGGGTGGAGTTTTATTGAGCTCACCAGGTGTTAGTCCAGCTTATATTGGAGTAGGATATATTATTGGACCAAAACTTGCATCACTAAATTTTAGTGGTGGATTATTAGCATGGGGATTATTTGTTCCAATAATACTTTATTTCTTATCACCTGAATTAATTCAACAATATCAAACAAATAATCAGGGCATGAATCCAACAGAACATGACTGGATTACATGGTCTCAAATGATCTGGAGATATATTGTGCGTCCAATTGCTATTGGTGGTATGCTTGTAAGTGCTGGATACACACTCTTTAGAATGAGAAAAAGTCTTGCTGCTGGACTTCAACGCTCGATAAGTGATGTTAAGAAAGCTGCTGCTGGTGAACATACAACCGAAAGAGTTGATCAGGATTTAAGTTTCAAATGGATTATGATTGGTGTTGGTTTTGCAGCAGTTATGACATTTTTAATCTATAACTATTTTGCTCAGGATTTATTTGCGGCTCTTGTAGCTACACTTGTAATGATAATCGCTGGATTTTTCTTTGCAGCAGTATCTGGTTATCTTGTCGGAATTATTGGTTCAAGTAATAATCCTATTAGCGGATTAACACTTTCAACATTAATAGTTGCTGCACTTCTAATGGTTGCATTGGGAATGACAGGTAAACAGGGCGTTGCAGCGGTTTTGGGCGTAGCTGCAGTGGTTTGTGTTTCGGCTGCCGTAGCAGGTGAAATGTTACAGGATTTAAAAGTTGGACATATATTAGGTGGTACTCCATGGAAAATGCAAGTTGGCGATATTATCGGTGTTGCACTTGCATCTGCAGTTATGTTTATACCTTTAATGATTTTACACCAGGGTGATGTTAATGCTGGTAAAATGGCTGTTCCTCCTTACGAAGGTGGATTTGGTAGTGCTAAACTTGCTGCACCTCAAGCTGGTCTTATGGCTCTTCTCTCTCAAGGTATTGTTAAAGGTGATATGGCTTGGCCATTAATTATTGTTGGTATGGTTATGGGATTTGGTTTTATTTTAATGCAAGTACGTAGCCCTATGCTCGTATCAGTAGGAATGTATCTACCACTCGAAACTACTTTCGCTATTTTTATTGGTGGAATTATTAAAGGTATCGTAGAAAGAATAAGCTTAAAGAAGAAATTTAATGATGCTCAAAAATCAAGAGTTGAAAATACAGGTGTCCTTGTTGCTGTTGGTTTAATTGCAGGCGAAGCATTGATAGGACTGGTATTTGCTGCCTTTGCATTTTTTGAAGTACAATTAATCTCCATTTTTACTTATCCTTCTTTCCTGATTAGCTTGTTAGTATTTGTATTTATTGCATGGTATCTAATTCAAGTACCTGTTAAAAATGCTGGCAAAGCAGACGAACCAGCTCCTCCTCCAGTTTCTATGTAA